Proteins encoded together in one Candidatus Edwardsbacteria bacterium window:
- the yidD gene encoding membrane protein insertion efficiency factor YidD, with protein sequence MLTAILVSVIQLYRMTVGLLLPNSCRYSPSCSVYAMGALKSHGPWRGLWLAVRRVLRCHPFHAGGYDPVPGLKTKEGKNI encoded by the coding sequence TTGCTGACAGCCATATTGGTATCCGTTATCCAACTCTACCGGATGACGGTGGGTCTGCTATTGCCAAATTCCTGCCGGTACAGCCCCTCCTGCTCGGTCTATGCCATGGGGGCCCTTAAGAGCCACGGGCCGTGGCGCGGGCTGTGGCTGGCTGTTCGCCGGGTGCTGCGCTGCCATCCGTTTCATGCCGGCGGTTATGACCCGGTCCCCGGCCTCAAAACAAAAGAAGGGAAGAATATTTAG
- the yidC gene encoding membrane protein insertase YidC, protein MDSNKRTFIALIMILGVFVAFQYLSPKGQAPVQQSQEQQPVAAVPEAESTAGQQEALIAAQPQKRNAVKGAAPQIPVTQSTLETKDFRAVFSNQGACLVEYSLKRYKLPDGKVVQFIPENGQALTIDLTANGVPVDLSQYGFTVDEETARSVTYQTKLANGLIVTKRYALLDKGPGLALNISIENPDGVALGPRYNLSWNCGLNFTEKDQKIDENEYAAISMLGKELASDKAGKLAKPDLVEIEGDIIFSGVRTKYFLAAMVPINKTAAAVKQGINEGRISSRLSLKAEPQGYDSIAIYLGPIHHQMLSGVFPQLDKVADTGWKPLQPVTRGILWLLLFLHSFIPNYGLVIILFSVIIKVAFFPLSYKGMKSMKHMQQLQPKMKKIQEQHKKDPGKLNQETMALYKKHGVNPLGGCLPLLLQMPVFFALYSVLANTIELRQAPFIFWINDLAIKDPYYVLPALMGIAMFFQQKMTTVDPKQKFMIYMMPPFMVFIFSSLPAGLNLYWLIYNILSIGEQYIIHLRHKPIED, encoded by the coding sequence ATGGATTCCAACAAAAGAACATTTATCGCGTTGATCATGATCCTGGGGGTATTCGTGGCCTTCCAGTATTTAAGCCCCAAGGGCCAAGCCCCGGTCCAGCAATCGCAGGAACAACAGCCTGTGGCCGCCGTGCCGGAGGCGGAAAGCACCGCCGGACAGCAGGAAGCCTTGATAGCTGCTCAACCCCAAAAAAGAAACGCAGTCAAGGGAGCCGCCCCGCAGATCCCGGTGACCCAGTCAACCTTAGAGACCAAGGATTTTAGGGCAGTGTTCAGCAATCAGGGAGCCTGTCTGGTGGAGTACTCTCTTAAGAGATACAAACTGCCGGACGGCAAGGTGGTCCAGTTCATTCCCGAAAACGGCCAGGCCCTGACCATAGATCTTACCGCCAACGGCGTTCCGGTGGACCTTTCCCAGTATGGATTCACCGTGGACGAGGAGACCGCCAGATCGGTGACCTACCAGACCAAGCTGGCCAACGGCCTGATCGTTACCAAGCGCTATGCGCTGCTGGACAAAGGCCCCGGCCTGGCCCTTAACATCTCCATAGAAAACCCGGACGGAGTCGCCCTGGGCCCGCGCTACAACCTCTCTTGGAATTGCGGCCTCAATTTTACCGAGAAAGACCAGAAGATAGACGAGAACGAGTATGCCGCGATCTCTATGCTGGGTAAGGAGCTGGCTAGCGACAAGGCGGGAAAACTGGCCAAGCCGGACCTGGTCGAGATAGAAGGGGATATCATATTCAGCGGGGTGCGCACCAAATATTTCCTAGCGGCAATGGTCCCGATAAACAAGACGGCGGCTGCGGTCAAGCAGGGGATCAATGAAGGCCGGATATCCAGCCGGCTTTCGTTAAAGGCGGAACCACAGGGATATGACAGCATAGCGATATACTTGGGGCCGATCCACCACCAGATGCTATCCGGTGTTTTTCCCCAGCTTGACAAGGTGGCCGATACCGGGTGGAAGCCTTTGCAGCCGGTAACCCGGGGGATATTATGGCTGCTGCTGTTCCTGCACAGCTTCATCCCCAACTACGGATTGGTGATCATCCTGTTCTCGGTCATCATCAAGGTAGCTTTCTTTCCGCTGTCCTACAAGGGCATGAAATCCATGAAGCACATGCAGCAGCTCCAGCCCAAGATGAAGAAGATCCAGGAGCAGCACAAGAAGGATCCCGGCAAATTGAACCAGGAGACCATGGCCCTTTATAAAAAGCACGGGGTCAATCCGCTGGGCGGCTGCCTGCCCCTGCTTCTCCAGATGCCGGTATTCTTTGCCCTGTACAGCGTGCTGGCCAACACCATCGAACTGCGCCAGGCCCCATTCATCTTCTGGATCAACGATCTGGCCATCAAGGATCCCTATTATGTGCTGCCGGCCCTGATGGGAATAGCCATGTTCTTCCAGCAGAAGATGACCACGGTGGATCCCAAGCAGAAATTCATGATCTATATGATGCCGCCGTTCATGGTGTTCATCTTCAGCAGCTTGCCGGCCGGACTTAACCTCTACTGGCTGATATACAACATCCTCTCCATCGGCGAGCAGTACATCATCCATCTCCGCCACAAACCGATCGAGGACTGA
- a CDS encoding Jag N-terminal domain-containing protein has translation MSVFIEKEAKTVEQAIDKGLAQMGIQREDVEIEIVSLGTAGFLGIFGGKPAKVRLKVLPQPRVKRLVESILEKMEIPGMVSSFHEEGNILVATIDSFEGEKYLKSNQGAAISAMEYLINKIYRDSEYEVRLDIGGFREKQNDDLKSRALQLAAKVKESGQEHKMEPMPPHQRKIVHKTLENSPDVKTFAVGNADFRRVIIAPRLPGDKPGQRGAPITPRHESGDRGKFRGSPKGKLPQPRPAGKGQPQARPAPPKPQPAGKVQPQVRPVPPKPQPARERPAPKPANDFKSRSKSPKGPRPQTAAKNENALRSTTVASGMASRPSEPFVPRGKKTKGGR, from the coding sequence ATGAGCGTATTCATAGAAAAAGAAGCCAAGACCGTCGAACAGGCCATCGATAAGGGCCTGGCCCAAATGGGGATCCAGCGGGAGGACGTGGAGATTGAGATAGTCAGCCTGGGCACCGCCGGATTTCTGGGGATATTCGGGGGCAAGCCGGCCAAGGTCCGGCTTAAAGTACTTCCCCAGCCCAGAGTCAAGCGTCTGGTGGAGAGCATCCTGGAGAAGATGGAAATCCCGGGCATGGTCAGTTCCTTCCACGAGGAGGGGAACATCCTGGTGGCCACAATTGATTCCTTCGAGGGCGAAAAATACCTTAAGTCCAACCAGGGGGCGGCCATCTCCGCCATGGAATATCTGATTAACAAGATCTACCGTGATTCGGAATACGAGGTCCGGCTGGATATCGGGGGCTTTAGGGAGAAGCAGAACGACGACCTGAAATCCCGCGCTTTGCAGCTGGCGGCCAAGGTCAAGGAGAGCGGCCAGGAGCACAAGATGGAGCCGATGCCGCCGCACCAGAGAAAGATCGTCCACAAGACCCTGGAAAACAGCCCCGATGTCAAGACCTTCGCGGTGGGCAACGCCGACTTCCGCCGGGTGATAATCGCCCCGCGTTTGCCGGGAGATAAACCCGGCCAGAGGGGAGCCCCGATAACCCCCCGTCACGAATCCGGAGACAGGGGAAAATTCAGGGGATCCCCAAAAGGCAAGTTACCGCAGCCCCGGCCGGCCGGCAAAGGACAGCCGCAGGCCAGGCCCGCTCCGCCGAAGCCCCAGCCCGCCGGCAAAGTGCAGCCTCAGGTAAGACCCGTTCCGCCAAAGCCCCAGCCCGCCAGGGAGAGGCCGGCTCCCAAGCCGGCGAATGATTTCAAATCGAGGAGCAAAAGCCCCAAGGGGCCCAGACCTCAGACGGCAGCCAAGAACGAGAATGCCTTAAGAAGCACCACCGTTGCCAGCGGCATGGCCAGTCGCCCGTCGGAACCATTCGTGCCCCGCGGTAAAAAGACCAAAGGCGGAAGATAA
- a CDS encoding hydroxyacid dehydrogenase, which yields MNKPSEVILIQTLGVPRELVQQRFAEILPGHSLVWKGSELAEGKALADLVGNAKYLITGSLPIDGQTIRNCALSMISISFTGYDHVDLAACREKGIAVYNTPGYSTDSVAELALGLALSLLRNIPKGDSHARQTEEKFYAFPNGTELKGKTVGIVGTGATGRAAARLFAAFGCKVLGYNRAKKEEFIKLGGTYCGLDDLLKNSDIVSLHLALNAETKHIMNAERIAKMKPSAYLINTARGGLIDEAALAKALNKNELAGAGLDVFGSEPPAKDNPLLTAQNTVLTPHLGYKTDEALLRKLEVTFRNIADFENGIGTNRVA from the coding sequence ATGAATAAACCTTCAGAAGTCATACTGATCCAAACCCTGGGCGTGCCCCGGGAACTGGTGCAGCAACGCTTTGCCGAGATACTGCCCGGACATTCCCTGGTCTGGAAGGGCTCCGAATTGGCCGAGGGAAAAGCGCTGGCCGATCTGGTGGGCAATGCCAAGTACCTGATCACCGGCAGCCTGCCGATAGACGGCCAGACCATTCGTAACTGCGCGCTGTCCATGATCTCCATTTCCTTCACCGGGTATGACCACGTGGACCTGGCGGCCTGTCGGGAGAAGGGAATTGCGGTCTACAACACGCCGGGATATTCCACTGATTCGGTGGCCGAGCTGGCGCTGGGTCTGGCCTTGTCTCTTCTTCGCAATATACCTAAGGGCGACTCCCACGCTCGCCAGACCGAGGAGAAGTTCTATGCTTTCCCGAATGGCACGGAGCTTAAGGGAAAGACCGTGGGGATAGTCGGCACCGGGGCCACCGGGAGGGCCGCGGCCAGGCTGTTCGCCGCCTTCGGCTGCAAAGTGCTGGGCTACAACCGGGCCAAAAAAGAGGAATTCATAAAACTGGGCGGGACCTATTGCGGCCTGGACGATCTGCTGAAGAACTCGGACATAGTTTCTCTGCACCTGGCGCTCAATGCCGAGACAAAGCATATCATGAACGCGGAGCGGATAGCCAAGATGAAACCATCCGCCTATCTGATCAACACCGCCCGGGGCGGGTTGATTGACGAGGCGGCTTTGGCCAAGGCGCTCAATAAAAATGAACTGGCGGGCGCCGGGCTGGATGTGTTCGGAAGCGAGCCGCCGGCTAAGGACAACCCCCTGCTGACCGCGCAGAACACAGTGCTAACGCCGCATTTGGGTTATAAGACCGATGAGGCGCTGTTGCGGAAGTTGGAAGTGACTTTCAGGAATATTGCGGATTTTGAGAATGGGATAGGAACCAACCGGGTGGCGTGA
- a CDS encoding tetratricopeptide repeat protein, giving the protein MYRKISYISLALCLLFINAIGQTLKEQFNELLSKKDDSGQQALLKRWEQQHPNDPELYVAYFNYYANKSRKEVVELGTQPKGEKYLKLLDKDSTKKEPVGYMYGDIYYEPEILNKGIAYIDKGILKYPNRLDMRFGKIYMYGQIKDYDNFTKDIIKTIKYSTVINNGWTWSDNKPLEEPKKFMLNAVQDYVNQLYNTEEDALLENMKQISETVLKHYPDHVESMSNVAIVHLLKKQYEQGLNMLFKAEKLAPKDPIILNNIAQVYKRKGDSRNAIKYYEKTMKYGDGQSKEYAKQQIEELKKKQ; this is encoded by the coding sequence ATGTACAGAAAAATATCTTACATCTCTTTAGCGTTATGTCTATTATTTATCAATGCTATCGGGCAGACACTAAAAGAACAATTCAATGAATTGCTTTCAAAAAAAGATGATTCCGGACAACAAGCATTGCTTAAAAGGTGGGAACAACAGCATCCCAATGACCCGGAATTATATGTAGCCTACTTTAATTATTATGCGAATAAAAGCAGAAAAGAAGTTGTGGAGTTGGGGACACAACCAAAAGGCGAGAAATATCTGAAATTGCTTGACAAAGACAGCACTAAGAAAGAGCCTGTTGGCTATATGTACGGTGATATATATTATGAACCTGAAATATTAAATAAGGGAATTGCATATATTGATAAGGGGATACTTAAATATCCGAATAGGTTGGATATGAGATTTGGTAAGATTTATATGTATGGTCAAATCAAAGATTATGATAACTTTACTAAAGATATCATAAAAACAATTAAATATTCCACTGTTATCAATAATGGATGGACTTGGTCTGATAATAAGCCGTTAGAAGAACCAAAGAAATTCATGTTAAACGCCGTTCAAGACTATGTCAATCAATTATATAATACAGAGGAAGATGCATTACTTGAAAACATGAAGCAAATTTCCGAAACTGTGCTTAAACATTATCCAGACCATGTTGAGAGTATGTCAAATGTTGCAATTGTACATCTTTTGAAGAAGCAATATGAACAAGGTTTAAATATGCTTTTCAAGGCAGAAAAATTAGCGCCTAAAGACCCCATAATTCTAAACAATATCGCTCAGGTGTATAAACGAAAAGGTGATAGTAGAAATGCAATTAAATATTATGAAAAAACCATGAAATATGGTGATGGTCAATCAAAAGAATATGCAAAACAGCAGATTGAAGAACTTAAAAAGAAACAATAA
- a CDS encoding NADP-dependent malic enzyme, with translation MANFDLTLKNLEELFPEGFTQEQLAKGKTVLLKELAYDLHKYYGGKMITVPKAGVYGFNWFNIWYTPGVSKISTTIRDNNDASFELTNRGNTVAVVSDSTRVLGDGDCTPPGGLGVMEGKAFLMKYLGGCDGVALCMDSRNSKGEHDAQKIIDFVKMAEPSFGAINLEDISQPNCYKVLDTLREECNIPVWHDDAQGTGCVTLAGLINALKIVGKNMSEVKIVFYGAGASNTTIFRLIETDGGDAKNMIMFDTKGTLGSFREDIKNNPAHYRKWEICQKTNPKNIKTMEEAIKGADVLISLSTPGPDVIKPEWIKSMAPKSIVFVCANPVPEIYPYAAKEAGAYIVATGRGDFPNQVNNSLGFPGILKGALMVRAKKITDNMAIAAAHSLADYAEKKVLSPDNIIPKMSDAEVFPTEARDVAMQAIKDGVARVKMTAEEAFAKAETDIKEAREITDRMMELGLIKKPPVEMLEAAVKRAIAQIK, from the coding sequence ATGGCGAATTTTGATTTGACCCTGAAAAATCTGGAAGAATTGTTTCCGGAGGGTTTTACCCAGGAACAGTTGGCCAAGGGGAAAACGGTTCTGCTTAAAGAGCTGGCTTATGATCTTCATAAATATTACGGCGGCAAGATGATCACCGTGCCCAAGGCCGGGGTCTACGGTTTCAACTGGTTCAACATCTGGTACACGCCGGGCGTATCAAAGATCTCCACCACCATCAGGGACAACAATGACGCCTCGTTCGAACTTACCAACCGCGGCAACACGGTGGCGGTGGTCTCCGACTCCACCCGGGTGCTGGGCGACGGCGACTGTACCCCTCCCGGCGGCCTGGGGGTGATGGAGGGCAAGGCCTTTTTAATGAAGTATCTGGGCGGCTGCGACGGGGTGGCTCTGTGCATGGACAGCCGCAATAGCAAGGGCGAACACGATGCCCAAAAGATAATAGATTTTGTAAAGATGGCCGAGCCCAGCTTTGGGGCCATCAACCTGGAGGATATCTCACAGCCCAACTGCTACAAAGTGCTGGACACCCTGCGCGAGGAATGCAACATTCCGGTGTGGCACGACGACGCCCAGGGAACCGGCTGCGTTACCCTGGCCGGATTGATCAACGCCCTGAAGATAGTGGGAAAGAATATGTCCGAGGTCAAGATAGTATTCTACGGCGCCGGGGCCTCCAACACCACCATCTTCCGCCTGATCGAGACCGACGGCGGCGACGCCAAGAACATGATCATGTTCGACACCAAGGGCACCCTGGGCTCATTCCGCGAGGACATCAAGAACAACCCGGCCCATTACCGCAAGTGGGAGATCTGCCAGAAGACCAATCCCAAAAATATCAAGACCATGGAGGAGGCCATCAAGGGGGCCGACGTGCTGATATCCCTGTCCACCCCCGGCCCCGATGTCATCAAGCCGGAATGGATAAAATCCATGGCCCCAAAATCCATCGTCTTCGTCTGCGCCAACCCGGTGCCGGAGATATATCCCTACGCCGCCAAAGAGGCCGGGGCCTACATCGTGGCCACCGGGCGGGGCGACTTCCCCAACCAGGTCAACAATTCCCTGGGCTTTCCCGGCATCCTGAAGGGGGCGCTGATGGTGCGGGCCAAGAAGATCACCGACAACATGGCCATCGCCGCCGCCCACTCGCTGGCCGATTACGCCGAGAAGAAAGTGCTGTCGCCGGACAACATCATCCCCAAGATGAGCGACGCCGAGGTATTTCCCACCGAGGCCCGCGATGTGGCCATGCAGGCCATCAAGGACGGGGTGGCCCGGGTAAAGATGACCGCCGAAGAGGCCTTCGCCAAGGCCGAAACTGATATCAAAGAGGCCCGGGAGATAACCGACAGGATGATGGAGCTGGGCCTGATCAAGAAACCGCCGGTGGAAATGCTGGAGGCGGCGGTCAAGCGGGCTATCGCCCAGATAAAATAA
- a CDS encoding fumarate hydratase codes for MRTIEYKKIVDAVKEMCLEANYDLPQDVVDGFKKAVAQEESPLGKSILEQCLKNAQIAKDERVPICQDTGLSVFFINIGQDVKVEGGLLKDAINEGVRQGYKDGYLRKSSLDDPLFARKNTGDNTPAIIHLDIVAGDKLDITMAPKGGGAENMSRLAMLPPSAGEKGVIDFVVDTIVKAGGNPCPPTVVGVGIGGTFEKVAFLAKKALLWPLNAPNQDERYDQLEKKILQRINNSGVGPQGLGGNITSFAIHVEHHPCHLASLPVAVNVNCHAHRHAHRVL; via the coding sequence ATGCGGACCATCGAATACAAAAAGATAGTGGACGCGGTCAAGGAGATGTGCCTGGAGGCCAACTACGACCTGCCCCAGGACGTGGTCGACGGTTTTAAGAAGGCGGTGGCCCAGGAGGAATCGCCCCTGGGGAAATCCATTCTGGAGCAGTGCCTGAAGAATGCCCAGATAGCCAAGGATGAACGGGTGCCCATCTGCCAGGATACCGGCCTGTCGGTGTTCTTCATAAATATCGGCCAGGATGTCAAGGTTGAAGGTGGGTTGCTCAAGGATGCCATCAACGAGGGGGTGCGGCAGGGGTACAAGGATGGCTATCTCAGAAAATCATCCCTGGACGACCCCCTGTTCGCCCGGAAGAACACCGGGGATAACACTCCGGCCATCATCCATCTGGACATCGTGGCCGGGGATAAGCTGGACATAACCATGGCCCCCAAGGGCGGCGGGGCCGAGAACATGAGCCGGTTGGCTATGCTGCCGCCATCGGCCGGGGAAAAAGGAGTGATTGATTTCGTGGTGGACACCATCGTCAAGGCCGGGGGAAATCCCTGCCCGCCGACGGTGGTTGGGGTGGGCATCGGCGGCACCTTTGAGAAGGTGGCGTTCTTGGCCAAGAAAGCCCTGCTGTGGCCGCTGAATGCTCCCAACCAGGATGAACGATACGATCAACTTGAAAAGAAGATCCTGCAAAGGATCAACAATTCCGGGGTCGGCCCCCAGGGACTGGGGGGGAATATCACCTCCTTTGCCATCCATGTCGAACATCACCCCTGCCATCTGGCTTCATTGCCGGTAGCGGTAAATGTCAACTGTCATGCCCATCGGCATGCCCATCGCGTATTATAG
- a CDS encoding Fe-S-containing hydro-lyase: protein MANPKKITTPLSEETARSLKMGDEVLITGTIYTGRDAAHKRLCEALEKDGKLPVDLKGEIIYYVGPSPAKPGKAIGSAGPTTSYRMDAYSPAMIHKGGLRGMIGKGERGEEVIKAMKEKGAVYFAAIGGAAALISKSIKKSTPILYEELGPEAVCKYEVEDFPAIVATDSEGNDLYKEGPKKFKKA from the coding sequence ATGGCAAATCCCAAAAAAATAACCACCCCCCTCAGCGAGGAGACCGCCCGGTCGCTTAAAATGGGCGATGAGGTACTGATCACCGGAACCATCTATACCGGAAGGGATGCCGCCCATAAAAGGCTGTGCGAGGCTCTGGAGAAGGACGGCAAGCTGCCGGTTGATCTGAAGGGCGAGATCATTTACTATGTGGGGCCCTCGCCGGCCAAACCGGGAAAGGCCATCGGCAGCGCCGGCCCCACCACCAGCTATAGAATGGACGCCTATTCCCCGGCCATGATCCATAAGGGCGGGCTGCGGGGCATGATCGGCAAGGGCGAGCGCGGCGAAGAGGTCATCAAGGCCATGAAGGAAAAGGGAGCGGTGTATTTCGCCGCCATCGGAGGGGCCGCCGCCCTGATCTCCAAGTCCATCAAGAAATCCACCCCCATCCTTTACGAGGAGCTGGGACCCGAGGCGGTATGCAAATACGAGGTGGAGGACTTTCCGGCCATTGTGGCCACCGATTCGGAGGGGAACGATCTGTATAAGGAAGGCCCCAAAAAATTCAAAAAAGCCTGA
- the sucC gene encoding ADP-forming succinate--CoA ligase subunit beta: MNVHEYQAKELLKSYGVPVDRGFMVQSLEEIGRKLNELPGPGYVVKAQIHSGGRGKGGGVKLARSKEETLEQAGNILGITLVTNQTGPQGRLVSRLLITEAVDIDKEYYISLLIDRAVHKYVFVASTEGGMEIEKVAQENPGSIVKIYIDPFSGFKNFHGLEMAGKLGFSGDLAKQLTGIMKGLFNLFTEKDASLVEINPLVKTKGGKLLAIDAKVNFDDNGLGRHPDIMELRDVDQEDPNEVQASKYDLSYIKLDGTIGCLVNGAGLAMATMDIVKFHGGSPANFLDVGGSATAEKVTEAFKIILSDPNVKGILVNIFGGIMKCDVIAEGIVSASRSLGVKVPIVARLDGTNVGQGKRILSESGLKIIPASSLSEAAQRIVKESA; the protein is encoded by the coding sequence ATGAATGTCCACGAATATCAAGCCAAGGAATTGCTGAAAAGCTACGGCGTTCCGGTGGACCGGGGGTTCATGGTGCAGTCGCTCGAAGAGATCGGGAGAAAACTAAACGAGCTTCCGGGCCCCGGCTATGTGGTCAAGGCCCAGATACACTCCGGGGGGCGGGGAAAGGGCGGCGGGGTGAAGCTGGCCCGAAGCAAAGAGGAAACCCTGGAGCAGGCCGGGAATATTCTGGGGATAACCCTGGTGACCAACCAGACCGGTCCACAAGGCAGGCTGGTTAGCAGGCTGCTGATCACAGAAGCGGTGGACATAGACAAGGAATATTATATCAGCCTGCTGATAGACCGGGCGGTTCATAAGTACGTCTTTGTGGCTTCCACCGAAGGCGGGATGGAGATAGAAAAAGTGGCCCAGGAAAACCCCGGCAGCATCGTCAAAATTTACATCGATCCTTTCAGCGGGTTTAAGAATTTCCATGGCCTGGAGATGGCCGGAAAACTAGGATTCTCCGGGGACCTGGCCAAGCAGTTGACCGGCATCATGAAGGGGTTGTTCAATCTCTTTACTGAGAAGGACGCCTCGCTGGTGGAGATCAATCCGCTGGTGAAGACCAAAGGGGGCAAACTGCTGGCCATAGATGCCAAGGTCAATTTTGATGACAACGGCCTGGGCCGTCACCCCGATATCATGGAACTGCGCGATGTTGACCAGGAGGATCCCAACGAGGTCCAGGCCTCGAAATACGACCTGAGCTACATCAAGCTGGACGGCACCATCGGCTGCCTGGTCAACGGGGCCGGGCTGGCCATGGCCACCATGGACATCGTCAAGTTTCACGGCGGCAGTCCGGCCAATTTCCTGGATGTGGGCGGCAGCGCCACCGCCGAAAAGGTGACCGAGGCATTCAAGATCATTTTGAGCGACCCCAATGTAAAAGGGATCCTGGTGAACATCTTCGGCGGGATCATGAAATGTGACGTGATCGCCGAGGGTATCGTCTCGGCCTCCAGGAGCCTGGGGGTGAAGGTGCCGATAGTAGCCCGGCTGGACGGCACCAATGTGGGGCAGGGCAAGCGGATCCTGTCCGAGTCGGGCCTGAAGATCATCCCGGCATCGTCCCTAAGCGAGGCGGCCCAACGGATCGTAAAGGAATCGGCATGA
- the sucD gene encoding succinate--CoA ligase subunit alpha, translating into MAILVDKDTRLICQGFTGQHGTFHTLKSAEYGTKVVGGVVPGKGGTVHEGFPVFDTVAQAREKGGANASMIFVPANFCKDALIEAIDAELELVICITEGVPVNDMLFVKRYLMGKKTRLIGPNCPGVISPGLAKAGIMPASIHKKGGVGVISRSGTLTYEAVNQLTQMGIGQSTCLGIGGDPVIGTTFIDAFELFKKDRQTKAVLMIGEIGGSMEEETARWIKNNFDKPVAAFIAGATAPAGKRMGHAGAIISGGKGTYQEKVKVLKSCGIKVAKSPAEMGKTLKSVL; encoded by the coding sequence ATGGCGATCCTAGTCGATAAGGACACCCGTTTGATATGCCAGGGCTTCACCGGCCAGCACGGCACGTTCCACACCCTGAAATCGGCCGAATACGGAACCAAGGTGGTGGGCGGCGTGGTGCCCGGAAAAGGGGGGACCGTTCATGAGGGCTTCCCGGTGTTCGACACCGTAGCCCAGGCCAGGGAAAAGGGCGGGGCCAACGCCTCGATGATCTTCGTTCCGGCTAATTTCTGCAAGGATGCCCTGATCGAGGCCATCGACGCCGAGCTGGAGTTGGTGATCTGCATCACCGAGGGCGTTCCGGTCAACGATATGCTGTTCGTCAAACGTTATTTGATGGGAAAGAAAACCAGGCTGATAGGCCCGAACTGCCCCGGGGTCATCTCCCCCGGCCTGGCCAAAGCCGGGATCATGCCGGCCTCCATACATAAGAAGGGCGGGGTGGGAGTGATCTCCCGAAGCGGAACTCTGACCTATGAGGCCGTCAACCAGCTGACCCAGATGGGTATCGGGCAGTCGACCTGCCTTGGGATCGGCGGGGACCCGGTGATAGGCACCACTTTCATCGACGCCTTTGAACTGTTCAAGAAGGACCGCCAGACCAAGGCGGTGCTGATGATCGGCGAGATCGGCGGGTCCATGGAGGAGGAGACCGCCCGGTGGATAAAGAATAATTTCGACAAGCCGGTGGCGGCTTTCATCGCCGGGGCCACCGCCCCCGCAGGGAAGCGGATGGGGCATGCCGGAGCCATCATCTCCGGGGGAAAGGGAACCTACCAGGAGAAGGTCAAGGTCCTGAAATCCTGCGGAATAAAGGTGGCCAAAAGCCCGGCCGAGATGGGGAAGACGCTGAAGAGCGTGTTATAA
- a CDS encoding 4Fe-4S dicluster domain-containing protein, whose protein sequence is MAKIPLNYSPVETNDTLQLSGERIGDKVFLKIEEISGEKVFRCMQCGSCSAGCPMHDRMDIAPNQIWKLLQMGEYEKVKNSESIWACLSCFTCGVRCPKGIDLAKVMEAVRQLLVRKRLDRVDGNKIPKEILEEVPQIALISCLRKQSS, encoded by the coding sequence ATGGCCAAAATACCTCTGAATTATTCCCCGGTCGAGACCAACGATACCCTGCAACTCAGCGGAGAGAGGATCGGCGACAAGGTCTTTTTGAAGATCGAGGAGATCAGCGGGGAGAAAGTATTCCGCTGCATGCAATGCGGCTCCTGTTCGGCCGGCTGCCCCATGCACGATCGGATGGACATTGCCCCGAACCAGATCTGGAAACTGCTGCAGATGGGCGAGTACGAAAAGGTGAAGAATTCCGAATCTATCTGGGCCTGCCTGTCGTGCTTCACCTGCGGGGTGCGCTGTCCCAAGGGCATCGACCTGGCCAAGGTGATGGAGGCGGTGCGCCAGCTGCTGGTCAGAAAAAGGCTGGACCGGGTGGATGGCAATAAAATACCGAAAGAGATATTGGAGGAGGTTCCCCAAATCGCATTGATCAGTTGTCTGCGCAAGCAGTCCAGCTGA